CCCGACAATACTCACCGAGGCACTCTGCGGGACCGTCCTAAGCACATGTGGAGGACAGCCAGGGGCTGCTCCCTGAGGAAATATGCGAAGTTAGCAGCGACGGCAGAGCTTTGACTGTGGTGAACACCCGGGCCGGTGAGAGAACCACCTACCGGGTGGCTCAACAGCACATGGGTTCCCCAccaagaaaggaaaatatgaAGGCAACATCAGGGGCCAAGAGACGGCACTCACTTGAGCAGAGTGTCGGCGGTCGAAGACCCCGAATTCCACTCTTCAACAAGAGTTCAAGGGATGCCATCCCCGAGACGTATGTAGCACCGTCGGCAGTCATTGCGCCGAACCCTTAGGTCATGGCTATAACCACAACTGAAAAGTTGGGATTGCTTTTCACCCAGGCTATCGCCGAGGAAGTTCCCCCTTCTAACTTCAAGGTCCCAAAGTTTAATACCTACAATCCCAAGTCGGACGCACCGACCCACGTTCAACAATTCAGGTCGATGTCAGCTTTCTGTGGACTCAGCGAAGCCATGATGTGTCGAACGTTCTCCCTAAGCCTACCTGACACTGCCATGTTGTGGTACACCCAGCTTAAACCAGGATCTATCAATAGTTTTGGGGAATTGGAGCGTTCGTTCACGGCCCGATTTGTAGCGAGCAATCGGCGGCCGAAGACGATTGAAGCTTTGACAGATTTGCGACGGAAAGTCAGCGAATCCTAGAAGGATTACTCTGAACGCTTCTATAATGTCTACAACTTGGTTGAAAGTTGTGACCAAAAGACCGCTACTACGTCTTTTAAACGCAGTCTGGATCGGTCCTCGGATCTCTCCAAAGAGTTGATGCTCCGGCCGCCGAGCGACATGTCAGATCTTATGCACACTATTGCCCTTTATATTGAGCTCAAGGAATATATCGAGGGCTCCGGTGTTGCGAACGTTGCCAACTCGGCTAAACCGACAGCGAAGGAAATAGAGAAGCAAGTCAACACCATTGCCAAAAGGGAAGGCACCGACGTGGGCGGCAATAGAGGAGGCGGCAAGACGTGGGACCGACCACCGAGCGATGGACGGGATTATCTTGCCATTACCACCTACTTCAAAGAGCCCATCTTTTGTATGCTTCGCAAGTGTGGACACTTGCCCAGATTCCAATGGCCAACAGGAGCAGCAGAAAAACTAGGGACCGCGGATGGGCGTGAGTCGAATCAGCGGGTGTTCTGTTCATTCAATGAACAGGGGCATTATACGACGGCATGTCAGCCGTATTAGTTCTATCTCGAAGAGCTTGTACAGTAAGGAAAGATGGATCGGTGGATCGATCGAACCAAGTCGTCGGACGCAAGGGGTCAGGCATGGGCCCGGGTCCTGGACGGTGTTGTACATTGCATACATGGCCCAATGGGTCAAAACCGGGCCAATGAGCTCCACAATGAGCTTTATCGGCCTTCTCCTTTCGAGGTGATGGGGGTACAGCCGTCTATGAAACACAAGATGGATGTTCGTCACATGTGGGAGATCACGTTCACCGAGCAGGACATGGAGGGGGTGTCTTTTCCCCACAATGACGCTTTGGTCCTCTCAATACCCTTCCAACGGAAATTGGTCCAGCGAGTGTTGATTGACCAAGGCAGCTCGGTGGAGATTCTGTATTACTCAGCGTTCAAGGCCATTGGCCTCTCCAAGGATCAATTGTCTCCAGTGGACGCCCCTCTAGTTGGTTTTATAGGGATTCCAATCTACCCGGTTGGCCAGATAGTACTCCTAGTTTTTGCCGGTTCAGTGCAACTTGACATGGAGTTTATTGTGGTCAACTCGCCGAGCCCCTACAATGCCATTCTTGGCCGTAACTGGTTGCACGACATGGCTGTTGCATCCACACTCCACCAATGTGTTCGATTCATCGGCAAGTCTAGACGGCAGGAAACCATTAAGGGAGATCAAACGGCTTCCAAAAAATTCTTTGTTAATTCCGTTCGTGGAAAAGGCAAGGCAAATGAACTTCAGTGGATTGAGGTCCCCGAATTGTCGGACGGAGTAGAGCCCGGCAACGCAGTCAAGGAAGCACTTCAGGGACCAGATGAAATTGGCAGATCGGCCTCTGATAGAGCCGTGGAAGATCTAGTTCGGATACCAATCGATGAGGATGGGACTCGGTTCTTTTTGGTTGGCTCGGAACTTAATGAGGCCGAGCGCGGTCACTTAGTCCAGTTCCTCAAGGATAATATAGAAGTCTTTGCCTGGACCCCGTACGATATGCCAGGAGCGAGCCCTGATGTGATAAAGCATTCGTTGAATGTTGATCCAGGCTTGAGGCCCATCGTTCAGAAGCCGCGCCGAGCCTCCGTGACGCACGCTGACGCTGTGAATGAAGAGGTTGAACGCCTTCTGGATGCCGAAGCAATCCGTGAGGTTAAGTATCCAACTTCGTTGGCAAATCCGGTGgtaatttggaagaaaaacggcaaatggcagGTATGCGTCGATTTTACCGACCTAAATGACGCGTGCCCCAAGGACTGTTTCCCTGTCCATGGATCAACCAGTTGGTGGATGCCACCACCGGATACGCGCGATTGAGCTTCATGGATGCATACTGGGGCTATCATCAAATCGCCATGGATTAGAAGGATCAAGAAAAGACAACCTTCATAACCTCCAATGGCACTTATTGCTACCTGGTgatgccttttgggttgaaaaatgccgggGCCACGTTTCAACGGATGATAGCCTTGCTGTTCAAAGGGTTGCTCGGTCGGATAATGGAGGCTTATATCGACGATATGGTTGCCAAAAGCAAGGACACAACCGACCATCTTCTCCACCGCGGTGAAATATTCAACGTGCTGAAAAGGTTCGGCTCACAGCTTAATTCcgagaagtgtgcgtttggtGTCGGGTCAGGCAAGTTCCTTGGCCATTTGGTCACGCACCGAGGGATTGAAGCTAACCTAAGCCAGATCAAAGCTATCCAGGATCTTAGGGCACCCGCCACGGTGAAAGAAGTCCAACGTCTCACCGGCATGGTGGCTACTCTTAACCGTTTTATCAGCAAATCCTCGGATGTCTGCCGAccattttttcaatcaattaagGGCAGTAGCCAGAGAAGCTTTCCCTGGTCAGCGGAGTGCGATCACGCTCCCGCCAAGCTGAAATTGTGCTTATCCCGAGCCCTCTTGTCGTGCCGAAGGAAGAAGAGTTATACCTCTACCTCGCTGTGTCTGAACATGCCACGAGTGTAGTGTTGGTTCGGCAGGAACGCACCGAGCACGGCACTGATCAACAGCCGATTTATTACATTAGCAAGACGCTGTTGCCCGCCGCGACCCGCTACATGCCAATCGAGAAGTTGGCAACGGGTCACGGCGAAGAGGAAGCTCGTGCCGTACTTCCAAAGTTTCACCATTGTGGTCATCACCGAGTATCCATTGAAGACCGTCCTCCGGAAGGCGGACTTATCGAATCGACTTTGCAAATGGTCCCTAGAGTTGGCTAATTTCGATATTCGATATCATCCCCGAACGGCGATCAAAGGAAAAGTGCTGGCAGACTTTGTCACCGAGCTCTCTCCTAGCCTAGCCCTAATACTGAAGACGGGGATGAACCCACGTTGATTGATGATTCAATCGTGTCAGATCCCGGACCTCAGTTGAGCCACCCAATGCATGGTGAATTTATCACTAAGCGCCCCATCCCCTTACACCGAGCAAAGATCTTCACCGGCCATGCCTAGCGTTTTCACGTCGACGGTGCATCTAACAACCGAGGGGCCAGCACCGGGATAGTGTTGGTATCACCAAGCGGAACAATGCATGAGCATGCCCTCAGCATTGGCTTCCCCGCCACCAACAATGAGGCCAAGTATGAGGCCCTAATTGCCGGGCTTCGCCTCGCTTGGCATATGGGCGCCAATGAAGTCCAAGTTTACAGTGACTCTCAGCTCGTTGTGAACCAACTCAACGACGATTATGAAGCCAAGGATGCACATGAATAAGTACATGGGCCAGGTCATTGCTTTGACAGGTTCGTTTAAGAAAGTGGTTTTTGATCATGTTGGCAGGGATCCTAACTCACACGCCGATGCTTTGGCTAGCCTTAGAGCCATCTGTGCCACACATGACGACAGTCAAACAATAGTCCTTAGCGACGTTCCTTCATCGAGCTTCGAGCCAGAGCTACAGGAGGTCATGGAAATTCATCTGGCACCAAGCTGGATGGATCCCCTTGTCTCCTACTTGAAGCTTACCACCCTTCCTACAATTCGCAAGGAGGCTCAAAGATTTGCTGCCAATCCGCCTCCTATTTCCTTGATCCCTTCGGCGTCCTGTATCGCCGGTCTGGTCTTACACGGATCCCGACCTCCGTATGGTTCATGAGCAGTAAGTGCCAAGCATCCTTAAAGAACTCCATGGTGGGAGTGCTGGCTGCCACATTGGCAGCCGATCCTTGGCTGACCGTGCCCTTTCTCAAGGTTACTAGTGGAAGAAGATGGTACACTCTGTTACCAAGTTTGCCAAGCAATGCGAGTCGTGCCAAAAGCACTCTCCGCTTCTCCACCAGCCGACCCTGCCCCTACAACCAGTCTCTAGCCCTTCGCCCTTTGCCCAATGGGGCCAAAAGCCCTCAGCGGTTTCACGCACATCATTACTGCCACTGATTACTATACCAAGCGGGTGGAGGCCAAGGCGCTCATTACAATCACGGCTGTTAACGTGGAGAATTTTCTTTGGAAGCAAATCTTCACCCGGTTCGATGTGCCATATGCCATCATGTCTGACAACAGCACCCAATTTGTGGCTGACGCCATCAAAGCCCTGTATAAGAAGCGCAATATTCAGATGAGACGGCATCCGTCTCCTATCCTCTGAGGAACGGGCAAGCTGAGGCCGCCAACAAGGCCATTTCCGCAGCTCTAAAAAGCCGACTCACCAATAAACGTGGCAAGTGGGCGGCCAAGTTGCCCGATATGCTGTGGGGCTATCGTACCACCCCACAGCGAGGCACCGGCCGGACCCATTACTCTATGGCGTTCGGCTTTGAGGCTGTGCTCCCGGTGGCGGTTACTTGCCCCACAACTCGAACTGCTAGTTTCGATGTCCTGGCGAATGATGCCATGTTGGCCTCCGAGGTGGATCGTGTTGACGAGCTCCGAGACGACGCCCACATTAGGTACGCGGCCTACCAGCAGCAGTTGGCTCGGGgctataacaagaatgtacagaCCCTGCCTTTCAACGTGGAAGATCCTGTCCTTTGACAGGTGGTCCAGAAGAAAGACCGGAAGAAATTCATCCCAAGTGGGAGAGGGTCCATTCCGGGTTGTTAAGAAGGTGGGCTATGGTTCTTATGAACTCTCCGAAATGGATGGCATGGCTGTGCCGAACTATTGGAATGTGCAGCTGCTTCGGAAGTTTTATgcgtaatttttttcttttccttttatgttcTCAGCTACTTGTGTAATCCTTCAACTCTTCCGTTTCAATAAAGTTCTTGTTTGGCAATTCTTTGTTTATTCACAATTGGATTGTTCCCCTCGGTGGGTTTCTTGTGCTCATTCTCTTAAGTCCTCATTACGACTTGAAGGGCACCGGGGCATGCTCTTTTAGTTCCTGTTCGGCGGAATGGCACATGACATATCCTAAAGGGGGCATGCCCGGCTTTTGCCTCCACTTTTGCTTCGGCAGCACCTTACGCCGCTGTGGTATGTGTCTGCCGATGCAAGAGCTGGGTAAGGCAAAGGCTGGGGCTACAACATCGAACCAACCGTGTGCATGAAGTGCAATACATGGGCTAACGTGTGCATAAACAAtagatgaaaattttcattcattcaCCATCCAAAATTTACAATTACTGGGGCTCGACAATGGGAAAATGTTTTGTGCCGAccccaaatacaaaaaaaaacaggaaacaaaaagaaaagtacaGAAGGTCTAAGCTCCGGAGGTGCGGTCCAACTGCTGGGAAGGAAACAGATGGCTCGGAAGTTGCACGGTGGGTACCACTGGAGGCTTCTTTCGGTGGTCAACCTTGTGAACCTCGGCGTAATCAAGCCCGACCTGGTACCCAAGTAGGAACGAACTGTTGTGGGTCTCCTCAATCCCCCTCCTTGAAGGCATTCTTGACCAGGCCCTCCACCTACTGCTTATATTGCTCACCTGCTGCTTATATTGCTCCTGCTTATATTGCTCCCAGGCCTCATTGAATCCGGCGTTACTGGCCTATTCCAGCAGTTTCGGCAGCTTTTCCTCCGAGAACTTCTTCTCCTCCAGCAACCAGTCCTGCTCTGCCTTGAGGTATTGGACCTCAATCAGCAGCCGGTCCCTCTCGGCCAGCCCTTCCGCCGCTTCAGCAACGGATGCCTCCAGTTTGGAGATCTCATCGGCGGCCGCCTTCGCCTCTTCCCTCTTGATCTTTAGCTCCCCTCAGAGAGATCTTCTTGTCTCAAGAAAAGAGTCCATATCGTTGTAGGCCCAGCTAGCGCACTGCCCGGCCTATAATAGGAGAAAGGGTTAGCATCTGGAAAGGAAATTCTAAAGTAACGAAGTGAGATATACCTTTCGATGAAAAGGCACAGCTCAGCCATGTTGGGGGCCCTCCCCCCCACAGATTTTCCATATCTCAGGGGAGGGCCACCCTCTTGAGAAGGGTCATGGCCAGGAGCGGGTTATCCGCCAGGCTGTTTGCAGCAATTATCATGTGCCCATCTGGGCACTCGAAATCCAGCTTGAAAAGCACCGGGGACCCTTCCGGTTCGGTGGTATCGTCCATGACATGGATTACCCCAGTGATCACCTCGTCTTCAGTGGTCTTGGCCCTCTTCTCAGCCCTTTTGTTCTGCCCCCTCGCCAGCTGTGCTACCCTGCCTACGGCGGCCAGAGCGGAGCGGTTGGGTGCCGATGGTGGCAGGGGGCTGAACTTGCTGCTCCGGCTGCTCTACCGAATTCTGCTCCGGTTGCTGCTTGCTGGCGGGCAGATTGGAGGTGGAAAGGTCTTGGGCCATGTACTGATCCCGAAGTGCCTACCCGGCGACGCTGGCAAGATTCACCGCTTTCCTAACTATCTTGCTCTTGTCTTTCCGGTGAGCAAAGCTATGGTAGGTGGGTTCGTAGCCGAGAAGGGTGGGTGTGTCCCTGTTTGCACACCAGAGGAGAGCGATCAAGTTGGCCCACCTTCCGGTGAGATAAAGTCCCTTGGTCGGTGCGGAGCAATCTGCATGCAGAAGAAAAGTGCTAGTACGGTGCAATGTTTATTAAGGCAAGTATAAAAGAGCATGAAGACAAGATGATCTAATACCAGGGACGTCCCCGCCGCCGGGGAACCCTCTCACTTGGGGGATGTTGTAGGGCCTCTCAACCGCCGCGCCCTCCCAGGTGGGGAAGGGAAAGTCAAGAAGAGGGTTTATCGGGCCCCATTCGAAGTTCCCGGATACCCTCACCAGGACATTCCCCCACTTCTCTATGTCGTAGAGACGGTCCACTAGGTGGTCAAACCACTGCCGCGTGGTCAAGTAGTATTGTCGTACATTGGGTTCCTTGATACCACGTACATCAGCATCAAATCACCCAAGTCGAA
This DNA window, taken from Rhododendron vialii isolate Sample 1 chromosome 8a, ASM3025357v1, encodes the following:
- the LOC131336300 gene encoding uncharacterized protein LOC131336300, whose protein sequence is MGVQPSMKHKMDVRHMWEITFTEQDMEGVSFPHNDALVLSIPFQRKLVQRVLIDQGSSVEILYYSAFKAIGLSKDQLSPVDAPLVGFIGIPIYPVGQIVLLVFAGSVQLDMEFIVVNSPSPYNAILGRNWLHDMAVASTLHQCVRFIGKSRRQETIKGDQTASKKFFVNSVRGKGKANELQWIEVPELSDGVEPGNAVKEALQGPDEIGRSASDRAVEDLVRIPIDEDGTRFFLVGSELNEAERGHLVQFLKDNIEVFAWTPYDMPGASPDVIKHSLNVDPGLRPIVQKPRRASVTHADAVNEEVERLLDAEAIREVKYPTSLANPVVIWKKNGKWQVCVDFTDLNDACPKDCFPVHGSTSWWMPPPDTRD